The Athene noctua chromosome 23, bAthNoc1.hap1.1, whole genome shotgun sequence genome window below encodes:
- the PTPN7 gene encoding tyrosine-protein phosphatase non-receptor type 7 — translation MVQACLVCSRVHNGSLTAQAAGTDMDKTDKPSPSAKKHVRLQERRGSNVSLMLDMSSLGSVEPIQPICTPRDITLKFLRTSSHVLTLEELQQQAQSLTQLQEEFSKIPPNFVSPEELEIPGRASKDRYKTILPNPESRVCLRRAGNQEENSYINANYITGYAGQPREYIATQGPMLNTVTDFWEMVWQEETPLIIMITKLQERKEKCVHYWPEKEGTYGPFTIHVQGVSDCVEYVIRDLSIQLEGECRQVKHILFPSWPDQQTPESAKPLLHLVSKVEETLQAAARPGPIIVHCSAGIGRTGCFIATRIGCQQLKDKGEVDILGIVCHLRIDRGGMIQTSEQYQFLHHTLALYASQLLEARGH, via the exons ATGGTACAAGCCTGCTTGGTGTGCTCCAGAGTTCACAACGGCAGCCTGACAGCCCAGGCAGCCGGGACAGACATGGACAAGACAGACAAACCCAGTCCCTCTGCCAAGAAGCACGTGCGTCTTCAGGAGAG GAGGGGCTCCAATGTGTCACTGATGCTGGACATGAGCTCACTAGGAAGTGTGGAGCCCATCCAGCCCATCTGCACGCCGCGGGACATCACGCTGAAGTTCCTGAGAACATCCAGCCATGTGCTGACTTTAGAGGAGCTCCAGCAGCAGGCGCAGAGCCTGACACAGCTCCAGGAGGAGTTTTCG AAAATCCCACCCAACTTCGTCAGTCCGGAGGAGCTGGAGATCCCTGGACGTGCCTCCAAGGACAGATACAAAACCATCCTCCCCA ATCCTGAGAGCCGGGTCTGTCTCAGGAGGGCAGGGAACCAGGAGGAGAACAGCTACATAAACGCCAACTACATCACG GGCTAtgcggggcagccccgggagTACATTGCCACCCAGGGACCAATGCTGAACACCGTGACCGACTTCTGGGAGATGGTGTGGCAGGAAGAGACACCCCTCATCATCATGATAACCAAGCTCCAGGAGCGCAAAGAG aaatgtgtccaCTACTGGCCTGAGAAGGAGGGCACCTATGGTCCCTTCACCATCCATGTGCAGGGGGTGAGCGACTGTGTGGAGTACGTGATACGGGATCTCTCCATCCAG CTTGAAGGTGAATGCCGCCAGGTCAAACACATCCTCTTCCCTTCCTGGCCGGACCAGCAGACACCTGAGTCAGCCAAGCCCCTGCTCCACTTGGTGTCCAAGGTGGAGGAGActctgcaggctgcagccagaCCAGGGCCCATCATCGTGCACTGCAG CGCAGGCATCGGCCGGACAGGCTGCTTTATCGCTACCAGGATCGGGTGCCAACAGCTGAAGGACAAGGGGGAGGTGGATATCCTGGGAATCGTGTGCCATCTGCGCATAGACAG AGGCGGGATGATCCAGACAAGCGAGCAGTACCAGTTCCTCCATCACACACTAGCTCTCTATGCTTCCCAGCTGCTGGAGGCGAGAGGCCACTAG